One genomic window of Methanosarcina acetivorans C2A includes the following:
- a CDS encoding UPF0228 family protein yields MSKINKEIVIFIVFLTLVALWGLFVKTPVEDTKTPYPESKVGGMAIQFKDGISESEVKAILQHYNMTRNYRLTYDTNYSDMDYYIMADKDNWSDIRSELVTEMKGNNKKNWTLSIPAQVMKKEDYYVLPVSEQAVKDGKFLEILAKYDIKVEKFTWCKIRFLYSDGPRTYWIPEEDAIKIKNEMEQNENIFSVQLSYLFP; encoded by the coding sequence ATGAGCAAAATCAATAAGGAAATCGTGATTTTTATTGTTTTTCTAACTCTTGTAGCGCTTTGGGGGTTATTTGTAAAAACACCGGTAGAGGATACGAAAACACCATATCCTGAATCAAAAGTAGGTGGTATGGCTATCCAATTTAAAGATGGGATTTCTGAGTCCGAAGTAAAAGCCATTCTTCAACACTATAACATGACTCGGAACTATAGACTAACATATGACACTAATTATTCCGATATGGATTACTACATAATGGCAGACAAAGATAACTGGAGTGACATCAGAAGCGAACTTGTAACAGAGATGAAAGGAAATAATAAAAAAAATTGGACCCTATCTATACCTGCTCAAGTTATGAAAAAAGAAGATTATTACGTTCTTCCTGTCTCTGAACAAGCAGTCAAGGACGGAAAATTTCTTGAAATACTGGCCAAATATGATATTAAAGTGGAAAAATTTACCTGGTGTAAGATTCGTTTTCTTTATAGTGATGGTCCCCGGACTTATTGGATTCCGGAAGAGGATGCAATAAAAATAAAAAATGAAATGGAACAAAATGAAAATATTTTTTCGGTCCAGCTTAGTTACCTTTTTCCCTAA
- a CDS encoding protease inhibitor I42 family protein: protein MKKILKLMAMLLVIAAVVFAAGCTEEAGPAENETPEDSEQVPPVTPETSNMADESVTENNTAENGIAENDITENDTAEFDETVETGQVVTEADNGTSISLNNGENFTLQLSGNPTTGYSWELNVSEGLNILSEDYTQDAVPEESTGVPGTYTWIIQAVDQGTQQVNGEYIRLWENATGPEDNFTLTVEVA from the coding sequence ATGAAGAAAATTTTAAAGTTGATGGCAATGCTTCTGGTCATTGCCGCTGTTGTCTTTGCAGCCGGCTGTACCGAAGAGGCAGGGCCTGCAGAAAATGAAACTCCGGAAGATTCCGAACAGGTTCCGCCTGTAACACCTGAAACTTCCAACATGGCAGACGAAAGTGTTACCGAAAATAACACAGCTGAAAATGGCATAGCTGAAAATGACATAACTGAAAATGACACAGCTGAATTTGATGAGACCGTGGAAACAGGACAGGTAGTAACCGAAGCTGACAACGGGACAAGCATAAGTCTCAACAATGGAGAGAATTTTACCCTCCAGCTCAGTGGAAACCCCACTACAGGTTATTCCTGGGAACTCAACGTGAGCGAGGGACTCAATATTCTCAGTGAAGATTATACTCAGGATGCAGTTCCTGAAGAATCTACCGGTGTTCCCGGAACTTATACCTGGATAATTCAGGCCGTGGATCAGGGCACCCAGCAGGTAAACGGCGAATATATACGACTCTGGGAGAATGCAACCGGGCCTGAGGATAACTTTACACTCACTGTTGAGGTTGCCTGA
- a CDS encoding YncE family protein — translation MKDKRRLGKKMKSKTISTIHIDTFSIPLPFVEMSDKARRGCTLIRAFGITVFAILILVSVTGAAPFAYVMGLSDAVSIIDTATDTVTATMKIEGYPGEVAVTPDGTKIYVTDSGIGSTDVSVIDTVTNTVDAIVNVEGSSWGAAVNPAGTKVYVSIRDSTNILVINTATNSVTAKVNVGRNPDRIAITPDGTKIYVTSHRSDITSTIDTVTNSVITTVNVGEYPWDVVVSPDGTKAYVTNSGSNNVSVIETATNNVIATVNVGEYPWGVAVNPAGAKVYVTSWENNSVSVIDTAINNVTTTIPVGTNPCGIAFVPDGKKAYVANYGSNTVSVIDTATDSVITTIDIENHPVEIALGHFIDSNVTDQSTGAASIATEDTGIEKTNLSSEEKNAVELNNSNNNNSESDNDSSSGGNESSEISSTPGFGLLGSLTCLYGGWKLRKK, via the coding sequence ATGAAAGACAAACGCCGCCTGGGGAAAAAGATGAAAAGTAAAACTATCTCAACAATACATATCGACACATTTTCTATTCCACTCCCATTTGTGGAAATGTCTGATAAAGCACGCAGAGGATGTACCCTCATAAGAGCTTTCGGAATAACAGTATTTGCGATTTTAATACTGGTAAGCGTAACAGGTGCAGCTCCATTTGCATATGTGATGGGCCTGAGTGATGCAGTCTCCATAATTGATACCGCAACAGATACTGTTACAGCCACGATGAAGATAGAAGGTTATCCTGGCGAAGTTGCAGTCACACCGGATGGAACAAAAATATATGTGACGGACTCAGGTATAGGCAGTACTGATGTCTCTGTAATTGACACAGTAACAAATACAGTTGATGCCATAGTGAATGTTGAAGGTAGTTCTTGGGGGGCCGCCGTTAACCCGGCAGGAACAAAGGTATATGTGTCGATCCGTGATAGTACAAATATCTTAGTAATTAACACAGCCACAAACAGTGTAACAGCAAAAGTTAATGTGGGGCGGAATCCTGATAGAATTGCAATCACTCCCGATGGAACAAAAATATATGTTACAAGCCATCGCAGCGATATCACTTCTACAATTGACACAGTTACAAACAGTGTTATTACCACTGTAAATGTAGGAGAATATCCTTGGGATGTCGTAGTCAGTCCAGATGGAACAAAGGCATATGTGACCAATTCAGGAAGCAATAATGTCTCTGTAATTGAAACAGCCACAAATAATGTTATAGCCACTGTAAACGTAGGAGAATATCCTTGGGGAGTTGCAGTTAACCCGGCAGGAGCCAAGGTATATGTGACAAGCTGGGAAAACAATTCGGTTTCTGTAATTGATACAGCAATTAATAATGTCACAACTACAATTCCTGTAGGAACTAATCCTTGTGGAATTGCATTCGTCCCTGATGGAAAAAAGGCATATGTGGCTAACTACGGCAGCAACACTGTTTCTGTAATTGACACGGCTACAGACAGTGTTATAACAACTATAGATATAGAAAATCATCCTGTTGAAATAGCCTTAGGGCACTTTATAGATTCTAATGTAACTGATCAAAGCACAGGTGCAGCCTCTATTGCAACTGAAGATACAGGAATTGAAAAAACGAACTTATCATCTGAAGAAAAAAATGCTGTCGAACTCAATAATTCAAACAATAATAATTCGGAATCTGACAATGATAGTAGCTCCGGCGGAAATGAATCGAGTGAAATTAGCTCTACTCCAGGTTTTGGATTATTAGGAAGCTTGACTTGCCTGTATGGAGGGTGGAAGCTCAGGAAAAAGTAA
- a CDS encoding DNA topoisomerase VI subunit B, with amino-acid sequence MEIPIAEELAKKQKSISVAEFFEKNRQILGFDSAPRSLITTVKEAVDNSLDACEEAGILPDILVQVERTGQDYVTVIIEDNGPGIVREQIPKVFAKLLYGSRFHALKQSRGQQGIGISAAVLYAQMTAGRHTKILSKTGSNVPAHYYELMINTSTNEPDILMDEVRDWFRPHGTQIELEMKAAYVKGRRQSIYEYLKATAIVNPHARITLIDPDGNEEVFERATDKIPDPAEEILPHPEGIELGTLMKMLHYTERQKLAPFLRYSFCKIGLLTADEICKAAGLDPEIDPHALGRHEARKLIEAFQKVKIMSPPTDCLSPIGEELIYRGLEKETNVDFIATSTRKPAVYSGNPFVVEVGLAYGGNLPKEEKISIMRFANRVPLLYQQGGCVTTHAVEDIRWKQYGLNQPGGGVPIGPVLLLIHVASINVPFTSESKDAIADIPVIKEEVDLAVKEVARKLKHYLSKQSNLKKRREKEIIITKVLPKMAVKVANILEKDVPDINPVVAKIMGNLLVYRKVKSNGDGTADVAIKVKNFGTSAHSFRVHEMLPCKINGAKPEPKVVTMDNDYDYVWDVSAAAGSSKVLSYKIESATVEELRKLPQLIVEGIEEELVTGAKAFRGV; translated from the coding sequence ATGGAAATCCCCATTGCAGAAGAACTCGCCAAAAAACAAAAATCAATAAGTGTAGCCGAATTTTTTGAAAAGAACAGGCAGATTCTGGGTTTTGATTCCGCGCCTCGAAGCCTTATAACAACCGTAAAAGAAGCCGTGGATAACTCCCTGGATGCCTGTGAGGAAGCCGGGATCCTGCCGGATATCCTTGTTCAGGTTGAGAGAACAGGTCAGGACTATGTAACCGTTATCATTGAAGACAACGGGCCGGGAATCGTAAGAGAACAGATCCCCAAAGTTTTTGCAAAGCTGCTCTACGGTTCAAGGTTCCATGCCCTCAAGCAGAGCAGGGGGCAGCAGGGAATAGGAATTTCGGCAGCCGTGCTCTATGCCCAGATGACCGCAGGCAGGCACACAAAAATCCTCTCCAAGACCGGCTCAAACGTTCCTGCTCATTATTACGAGCTCATGATCAATACCAGTACCAATGAGCCTGATATCCTGATGGATGAAGTCAGGGACTGGTTCCGCCCCCACGGGACCCAGATCGAACTGGAGATGAAGGCTGCCTATGTGAAAGGGAGGAGGCAGTCTATTTACGAATACCTTAAAGCCACTGCAATTGTGAACCCCCACGCAAGGATAACCCTTATCGACCCTGACGGCAACGAGGAGGTCTTTGAAAGGGCTACGGATAAAATTCCTGACCCCGCAGAAGAAATCCTGCCCCATCCCGAAGGGATCGAACTGGGCACTCTTATGAAAATGCTTCATTACACGGAGCGCCAGAAGCTTGCCCCCTTTCTTCGCTACTCTTTTTGTAAAATCGGGCTGCTCACTGCTGATGAAATCTGCAAGGCGGCAGGGCTTGATCCCGAAATCGATCCTCATGCCCTGGGGCGCCACGAGGCAAGAAAACTGATCGAGGCTTTCCAGAAGGTAAAGATCATGTCTCCGCCTACGGACTGCCTTTCCCCTATAGGGGAAGAGCTGATCTATCGGGGGCTTGAGAAAGAGACAAACGTGGACTTCATTGCCACAAGCACGCGAAAACCGGCCGTATATTCCGGGAACCCCTTTGTAGTGGAGGTGGGGCTTGCATACGGGGGAAATCTCCCTAAAGAAGAAAAGATCAGTATCATGCGTTTTGCAAACCGTGTGCCTCTGCTTTATCAGCAGGGAGGCTGCGTGACCACTCATGCCGTAGAAGACATCAGGTGGAAGCAGTACGGCTTAAACCAGCCCGGGGGAGGGGTTCCGATTGGGCCTGTTCTTCTCCTGATCCATGTAGCCTCCATTAACGTGCCCTTTACCTCCGAATCAAAGGACGCGATTGCCGATATCCCTGTAATTAAGGAAGAAGTGGACCTTGCAGTCAAAGAGGTTGCAAGAAAACTCAAACATTACCTGAGCAAGCAGAGCAACCTCAAGAAACGCAGGGAAAAAGAGATTATCATTACGAAGGTGCTCCCGAAAATGGCAGTAAAGGTTGCAAATATTCTGGAAAAGGATGTCCCTGACATAAACCCTGTTGTTGCAAAGATCATGGGGAACCTGCTTGTGTACAGGAAAGTTAAAAGCAACGGCGACGGGACTGCGGATGTGGCAATAAAGGTCAAGAATTTCGGAACCTCGGCACATTCTTTCAGGGTGCACGAAATGCTCCCCTGCAAAATTAACGGGGCAAAACCGGAGCCAAAAGTTGTGACCATGGACAACGATTACGATTACGTCTGGGATGTTTCGGCCGCTGCAGGCTCTTCAAAGGTACTCAGTTATAAAATAGAGTCAGCAACCGTTGAAGAACTCCGGAAGCTTCCCCAGTTGATTGTGGAAGGGATTGAAGAAGAGCTGGTTACCGGGGCAAAGGCTTTCAGGGGTGTTTGA
- a CDS encoding cytochrome D1 domain-containing protein yields MKIKIIPTTEIAIFSSLFSSVATSNKVHKQLKIMKVLGITALMILILMDVVGAAPFAYITNSDSNNLSVIDTATNKVTATVDVGEHPAGVTVSPDGTKAYVVNSYDDTVSIIDTTKNKVIATVKVGTYPQNIAVSPDGTKAYVTSFSNNTVSVINTTINKVTATVPVGNFPFGVAVSPDGKKVYVANSGGYSTNFTGTVSVIDTTANTAAATIPTGNNSLGVAISPDGKKVYVANMAGSSISIIDTISNAVVSTVKTGRSPKGVAVSPDGKKIYVAINPINSLTGAVDIIDTATNKVTATAVPVGKAPGGIEVTPDGAKVYVVNYASHTVSVIDTATNKVTDTVKVGKYPIEVAFGHFVDSNVTDQSIKVTSNSTEYVGVEETNLSSKEINAAELNNSKNNNSESDNDSSSGGNESSENNSIPGFGLLGSLTCLYGGWKLRKK; encoded by the coding sequence ATGAAAATTAAAATTATACCAACAACAGAGATTGCCATTTTTTCGAGTCTATTCTCATCTGTAGCTACATCCAATAAGGTACACAAGCAGCTTAAAATCATGAAAGTTTTAGGAATAACTGCACTTATGATTTTAATACTGATGGATGTCGTAGGTGCAGCTCCATTTGCCTACATTACTAACTCCGACAGCAATAATCTCTCTGTAATTGATACGGCTACAAACAAGGTTACAGCCACAGTAGATGTAGGAGAACATCCTGCCGGAGTTACAGTAAGTCCGGATGGAACAAAGGCATATGTGGTTAACTCATATGATGACACGGTTTCTATAATTGACACCACCAAAAATAAAGTTATAGCCACAGTGAAAGTAGGAACCTATCCTCAAAATATTGCAGTAAGTCCGGATGGGACAAAGGCATACGTGACGAGTTTCAGCAACAACACTGTTTCTGTAATTAACACAACCATAAACAAAGTTACAGCCACAGTGCCTGTAGGAAACTTTCCTTTCGGAGTTGCCGTTAGCCCGGATGGGAAAAAGGTATATGTGGCGAATTCTGGCGGTTACTCAACTAATTTTACAGGCACAGTTTCTGTAATTGACACAACCGCAAACACTGCTGCAGCCACGATACCTACAGGAAATAATTCACTTGGGGTTGCAATCAGTCCGGATGGGAAAAAGGTATATGTGGCGAATATGGCAGGCAGCAGTATTTCTATAATAGATACAATTTCAAATGCTGTTGTAAGTACGGTTAAAACAGGAAGAAGTCCTAAGGGAGTAGCGGTCAGTCCGGATGGGAAAAAGATATACGTAGCGATAAATCCCATCAATTCACTTACAGGTGCTGTTGATATTATTGATACAGCCACAAACAAGGTCACAGCCACTGCTGTGCCTGTAGGAAAGGCACCTGGTGGAATTGAAGTCACCCCAGACGGAGCAAAGGTATATGTGGTGAATTACGCGAGCCACACTGTCTCTGTAATTGACACCGCTACAAACAAGGTTACAGATACAGTGAAAGTAGGAAAATATCCTATTGAAGTTGCCTTTGGGCACTTTGTAGATTCTAATGTAACTGATCAAAGCATAAAGGTAACCTCCAATTCAACTGAATATGTGGGAGTCGAAGAAACTAATTTATCATCTAAAGAAATAAATGCTGCCGAACTCAATAATTCAAAAAATAATAATTCAGAATCTGATAACGATAGTAGCTCGGGCGGAAATGAATCGAGTGAGAATAACTCTATTCCAGGTTTTGGGTTATTGGGAAGCTTGACCTGCCTGTATGGAGGGTGGAAATTAAGGAAGAAGTAA
- a CDS encoding Lrp/AsnC ligand binding domain-containing protein, which yields MVIGVTMINVLPGYEKAAYRELKNIEGIKDVYHVFGEYDFVVIIDVKDLSILNAVVDRIRESETVTATQTIIGAEL from the coding sequence ATGGTTATAGGAGTTACAATGATAAACGTGCTGCCCGGATATGAAAAGGCAGCATACAGGGAATTGAAGAATATAGAGGGAATCAAGGACGTCTACCATGTTTTCGGAGAGTATGACTTTGTCGTAATCATAGACGTTAAAGACCTTAGCATCCTCAATGCCGTGGTAGACAGGATAAGGGAAAGCGAAACCGTGACCGCAACCCAGACGATTATCGGTGCGGAACTCTGA